From the genome of Vitis riparia cultivar Riparia Gloire de Montpellier isolate 1030 chromosome 11, EGFV_Vit.rip_1.0, whole genome shotgun sequence:
GAAGCCAGGGAGTAAAAAATTACGCTGTAAATAAGTGTCTGTGCAAAAACATAAGGAAACTCAATTGCAACCTGCATGAGGAGAAACAAGACATCAGCTACCTCAATGGAAATCCAGGGCTTGTGAAGAAATAAATGTAAGAAACTGGAAAAGGTCAGTAGGTAAGACCTGAGCAAATGCAAATGGTAAAGCTGAATACAACCCAGCAGCTCTCTCTCGATATGAAACAAATCTTTCAACAGAAACAACAGGTTGAACCGCTGTGGCATTGGTAATTCCAATGAACAGGACTGCTGCATACATGGATCCCATGGCATTAAAGATATCCTGCTGGCGTTCCCTGTAGGATGGGGGAGAAGATAACAGTGTTATAGAGTCTGGTGATATAGACATTTGGGCTCAAAAGAAGATTTTACatgcaagaaaacaaaaggaagaaaCTATTGAACATCAAcattaaaacaatttgaaacaaaaaatggaTCCAGAGTTTTTGTGCTCCACTTTTGCCCACAGTGAATTCGGCAATCATCCATCAATCTTCTCTCAGATAGGGGGAgcagaagaaacaaaaataggaGCAAATGGGACCACAAATTCTTTTCATCACTACACTCTATCCAGGACCCTTCCACTGCTGCCTACACCACTACTCATAGAACTGGTAATTGGAACCAAATAGTTGATCTTCAAGTATGTGCTACTATAGATGTAAGATGCAAAGTGAGAAAAAGCTTTTCAATAAAGATTCATCTTATGGATGAGACGGTAAACCTATGTTTcgttattgaaaattttgaggaaaaatgtaagaaaaagaaaatagagaggaaaaatagaaagaaataaaaagtaaaggaaaatgaaaatagatttgaagccaatttatttttaagcgCTTCTTTAAACTCGtgtcacttatttttcttcttttatataaagattaaataaattgaaaatgtataaaattttaaagtaattttaattatattttatttccttccatatttttcattgtaaaccaaacataagaaaatcattttctttaactttttttttcttagaatttttttggaaaccaaGCATAGCATGAAGGAAAAGAAGGGTAAAAAGAGCTTTAAAACAGACCTTTTTGAACCAAATCCCCAACATATTGTCCCAAACATCAACGAGATGATAACAGTGTAGAAGAAGCGGACTGCAGTGTATTGTGGGTTTCTCCAATAAGATAGATTTTGCTTCCAAAGACAAGCGAGAAACTGGTCCAAAAATGATTGAGAATACTTTGTTGGGAAGTTTAACTCTTTTGAATCACTGCTTGGTTTGCTTAAACGTTCCACTATCAGTTTGTTACGTCTGTTAAAAGAAAGGACAAAATGGTTAAACAAAGAAAAGGATAGTTGGACTGGGACAGAAAATGTAAAATCGATCGATGGAATTCCAGGGGAACTGCACATACTGAAATAAATTTGATCTTCGGTATATGTCCGCAAAATCCACACCAAGACGGGTTTCTTCTGCTGAAGAAGCAATCTCTAGCATCCATGCAGCAGGATTGTATCCAGGCCTGATCTTGGGCACCCCTTCAACTGCctagaaaatgaatatatttggTACTAAAATAACAAGGAcgaatttaaaaacaacaaataagACCAGTAAATCAAACATCTAGGGATTTGTAAACGGGCACAATCAAACCTCAAAAAACTGAATGAGCTCACAAGACTTGGGGCCAAGTCGACCTGCATAAATGAGCTCTCCTCCGCGTTTCATAAATAAAAGCTGCAATGAACACATAAGAAGAAGCGAAGATCAACAAAAAAATCAGTACAAATGAATATCAATGCATATATGCTAGGAAAAATATGAGTAGTTTAGCTGTCCCTAACATTCTTCTTATGCAGAAATATGGGCATATCATccagagaaagaaagaagggtGCCACCAACAAAAGCTATGGAAGTCCTAACAACAAGATCCATGGGGCACACACGCAAACATGGGGGGTGGATTATATATAGATGGATAAATGGAGAGATTAAATTGTGATTCTGTCAACCATATCATGACCATATCCTGcaactcataatttttttttttcaggaaaGAAAATTCTCTTATAGAAGCAttctatgaaaacaaaaagagggaAAGACCTCATCAAAGGATTCAAAAATGTCTATGCTGGGCTGGTGGATTGTACACACAATTGTTCTCCCAGTATTTACAATATTCCTCACAGTCCTCATCACAATGGCTGCGGCCCTTGCATCCAAACCTGATGTGGGCTCATCCATGAACACTATGGAAGGATTAGCGACCAGTTCAACAGCGATTGTTAATCTTTTCCGCTGCTCAGTGGACAAACCATCAATCCCTGGTAGACCAACCAGTGCCCCACTTAATTGAGTAAGCTCCACAAGTTCCATCACCTCCTCAACAAAGGCCTGAAATTCCAATACTCCAGATGTCATTTCTTACTTGAGTTATAATAAAcggaaaaacacttttaataattACCCTTTGAGTCTCCAAGTCAACATCTGATGGTAACCGGAGCCAAGCAGAGAATAGAAGTGATTCAAGAACAGTCAAACAAGGGGAATGAATATCACTTTGCTCACAGTAACCAGAAATCCTTGCAAAAGTTTCTTGCTTTTTGGGATAACCAGATATATGTATGCTCCCTTCTATGACCCCACCAGTTTTTCTACCAGCTAATACGTCCATGAGAGTGGTTTTACCAGCACCACTGACTCCAACCAATGCTGTAAGCACACCAGGCCTAAATGCTCCAGTAACATTAACCAACAACTGCAATCTATCTTCTACTATTCCTTGTTGCTTCAATTCCTGAAGCCATATTTCAATGAGGAAAATACGAAGTCAAATAATTCCCAAAATAAATGGCATAAAGAGAAGGAGCAAAATACACACCAGAGGCACATCGACAAAGTAATTGATATTCTTGAAACACATGGAAAGTGGTTGAAATGGAAGAACCATGCCTTTCTGctgcttaaattttttttctgcCCAGAATTTAAGATGAGATATAAGcaggaattttggaattttgtcattctcttgaaaaataatatgataaaatcagAAAAGTCAATATAGAATCTATTCTACAGACCAGCTACTGAGTCTGAGTGCTGCAAGTATTGTCTCAGCTCAATGACAACAGTTTCACCATTTCTTCTCATGTCCTTGTCTTTTAGTTCTTCCTTCGAAACAACAGCTTGTCGCTTCCCCAAGGCTGAAGGATATAGAAAAACAAGAACACAATtggttatcattttttaattttcatttacatATGATTCCAGAAGTTGTGTTTTAAAAAGCATTCTACAGAGGGATGACTTACGATTAAGGTATGTTAAGAAGACAGTGAAAAGGATATTGAAGAGAACTGTATATCCGAACAAAGCACCAACTCCAATCCAATACCAGTAACTCTCTGGGAACAAACTGCGTGCTCGCAATACTTCCTCACCTAACGAAAAATTAGTATCGTTCCTAGGTCTCTACATGAACAAATGATAGAACAAAGAACCATGAGTGTCCACATAGAAGGAAGAACATTAAAATAGTCATTTGTGTCAGCTAGTGAATATAAGGAAAATGTATTGAAACATGTGAAAATGACTCTCAATACTTGAAAAAACCCTCCTGACAAAATGCTTGTTTACTAAGTTTGTGAAATGAGAAATAGATAGAAGTCAGAccacaataacaataatatatatatatatagcggAATAAATAAGGCTCCTAACTTGCTAATGCAATATTTGTACAATATAGGGTAGCTCCATTAGGTTATAGTTGATTTATGCAAAATATGTGAAGTTTCCAAACTCAATTAAGAGGATAACAAATCCACTGGAAggtttttcatgcatttcaACTCTCCTCAAGCATCATCTAACAGTACATTTGTAAATTCTCCAAATACccccaaaatatttttactgtAATAACTCCATGCTAGATCAAGCTAAAGGAAATATATCTACTCAAAGCTGAAACTGAGAAAAGAACAGTCAGTCAATGACATAAACAAATTACCTTATCCCAAGAATGCCCAAGAAATTCATTCACAGAAGCTGCATTTTGAGCATACATTAAAGGAGAAAACCAGAAACCCCAGACCCACCAACTTGGAATACTATCTGTTTCAatgaagagagaaaatgaatgaatgtTATATGTAAGTAATAATATAAATGTTGAGAGAAGTTTTAATCTTACCTCTTGAAATAATGTATCCTCCAAGAGCCATGACAACCAACATAGCAAAAGATCCAAAGGTGTTGGCAACTATCATATTTCTCCCCAAGGATCCCATCACGCGAAAAAGAGCAATTGACATTTGgtggagaaagaaaaatatcaggAACTGCTGAAAGAATCTGcagatttaaaaattaaaatgagaagCCCCATCCCAAATTAACCATTACATTTCAAGCCAAATTCCAATTGACCATAATCTTTACCTAGTAATCGCGGGATCATATCCAACCACATAATATGTAACTGCCACCCAGAAACCAGACTCTATGAGTGAAGTCGGAATGCTCAAGACCCAAGAAGGAAGTGTATAAACCCAGCATGGGTAGAAGTGCAGGTCCCTATGCTTGTAAAGAACCGGAAGCTTGGCAACTAGCATGGAAACCTCCGTAAATCCATTAAACAGAATGATGACCATGGAAAAATACATTGCCCCAAGATATAAGCCTCCATCATCTACTGTGCGGTGGTGCATTGTTGTGCGGAAGAAAACAGTCATCGTGATTAAAGCAACAAACAGAAGCTGTAAAATAGTACACAGTAGCATGCATAAGTACAAGAATTTTGTAAGCACTTTTCTTTCAGATAATTAGCACACAACAAAAAATGGTAAGATCAGATCACATCTTTTTACATTTATTAGAAAGCTGGTCTGATGCCAAGAAATTAGTATCAATTCATTTGATGTATCTCAATACATGAGGTTCTTAATTTCAATGGAGATAAAATGTTAATGAATGATGAATGCATCTGAAAGCAAAGATAAATGATTGGCACATAACCAAAATGGTAGAGCCAAAATCATAGATTTATTTATAGTTCATTAATAACCTGGTTGGTGCCAAGAAGCTAATGTTGACTTGTTCAACATTTCAGAGAAAAGTAGCTTAGAATTTCTACACAGAGAATTGCAATGATACctgaatgaatttgaaaacataGATAAATGAATTTCGTTTCATCAATAGTTTCTGCCAGTAAAAGCTGGTCTTGAGAAGTTCACTCCTCTTTACACCATAGCTGGAAGTTGACAAAGCTGCTGGATGATTATAACGTCTATCAAAAGGAACTTCAAGTTCTTCATACAAATACCTCCCGGCACGATATGAGCGAAAAGCTTCAGCAAACTTTGCTACAGGTATGTAGCGATATGGGCGATCCAAAACAGACCAATACTGCTCCTGGTCCTTCTTTGATACAACCTGTGGACAGAAATTTGAACAAAGATGTATCATgcaataaaaagaaattgacaTTCCAAGCCCAGTGCCACTTACTTCTTGCAAGAAGTCTGCCACATTTTTCCGTTCAGGACAACTAAATCCCATGTATGAAAAGAAATCAAGAGCAGCATCACGGGGTCCCTGGTAAACAATTTGACCCTCACACAAAAGCATAACATCATCAAACAACTCATATGTCTCTGGGGCAGGTTGAAGCAGAGAAACTATTGTGGTACCACCAAGTGCACAAGTTGAATGCCTAAGATACTTGATGATTTGGTAAGTAGTTGAACTATCAAGCCCAGTTGATATCTCATCCATGAAAAGCACTTTAGCTGGACCCACTAGCAATTCTCCTGCCACACATATCAACCACATCAGCATGCATGAATTTGTCTGCCTTTTTCATACCCAAAAGACAGAAGAATCAAACCTGTAGTTAGCCGTTTTTTTTGCCCCCCAGAGATCCCCTTAAGCATTTCATCTCCCACCAGCGTGTCCGCACATATATCTAACCCTAAAATCTTTGTCAGATAAATTTTAGTACTTAAGGAGAAGTTAAAAGACTTTTGAATCACtctttaaatcttatttttccaAACATTGATTTTGCTCTATACACTACTTTTATATACAAAACAATACATGCACAGGaattatggcaaaggactagaAATATGTTATCATAAAATGGACGAATAAAGATTAGTCACAAAGGGAGTGCCAACATTTTTGCAGCATGTTCAACCAATGTCCATGCTGAAAGAAGTTCTCCACGACAAGAACtaattgaagaaataaagaaagctAGAGGCAGCTATAACATTCTCCATAAAGCTTTCACTTTAAAATGGAAAGGTATCACTACCATAAAGTTTCCATAGGATTGAATTTATTAGTGGAGAGAGATTATCAGATGATATGTCTTTAAACCCAACACAGTTGTTAGACCCCATAGAAGGCAAACAGAAGTTAAGAGCTGGTAGGACTGGCACAGAGAAGTTAAAATGCATCAGTACTATATGCATCCAACAGTAACCAGAATCTAGAGAATACCTTTAAAATGTACTCCACCACAAGGCTTGTCTCCTGGCCCCCAAGAGCTAATGCCTAGAGAAAATACTCATAATAGCATAAAGATGGTATCAATTCTAAAGCCTTGATGTTATCAGgcaaggagagaaaaaaaaaaaaagttataatggATGCATGCACCTTGATGAATatatcaagatcttcatcagGTATGATCCCAGCGGCCTTTTCTCTTCTTGCAAGTTCCAAAAGCATATCTGTCAAAATGATCAATACTCCGATATCTAAGTGAGACTTACTTCTACAAACTCAAAGCAAAACATGAGACTTCCACAGCTTACCATATTTGAATCCAACACCTTGACAACGTCCTGAGAACTCGAGAGTTTCCCTCACGGTCATCTCTGCAACATGCCAATCATATTGACTGACATAAGCAGATGTCCTTTGAGGAACAAACTCATTTAGATTGTGTCCATTATATGTAATTCTCCCTGACACCTTCAGAGCAATCAAGGTATTAAATCTAAATAGTAATAGCAAATCAATGTTAATCATTGAGGACTAGAACTTAAccataatatcatatttaaatctTAATTGCCTTAGTCATCTTCATCTTATCATTATCagtattttcatcatttatgtTCTGCAGCAATGCTATGTATCATAGCTAAACACATCTACTTTTCTTCACTCCTGAAACAGGCAGCTAGCGTGGCAATACCAAAATGTGTCCATGAGCTGACTTGTCTCAGTAGTGATCAATT
Proteins encoded in this window:
- the LOC117925085 gene encoding ABC transporter G family member 32 is translated as MWNSVENVFARSESFREDGDDEEALRWAALERLPTYDRVRRGIFTNIVGDKKEVDLNELELEERKVVLDRLVNSIEEDAERFFGRIRRRFDAVDLEFPEIEVRFQHLVVDSFVHVGSRALPTIPNFIFNMSEALLRKLRIYKGMQKKLTILDDISGIIRPSRLTLLLGPPSSGKTTLLLALAGRLGSDLKVSGRITYNGHNLNEFVPQRTSAYVSQYDWHVAEMTVRETLEFSGRCQGVGFKYDMLLELARREKAAGIIPDEDLDIFIKALALGGQETSLVVEYILKILGLDICADTLVGDEMLKGISGGQKKRLTTGELLVGPAKVLFMDEISTGLDSSTTYQIIKYLRHSTCALGGTTIVSLLQPAPETYELFDDVMLLCEGQIVYQGPRDAALDFFSYMGFSCPERKNVADFLQEVVSKKDQEQYWSVLDRPYRYIPVAKFAEAFRSYRAGRYLYEELEVPFDRRYNHPAALSTSSYGVKRSELLKTSFYWQKLLMKRNSFIYVFKFIQLLFVALITMTVFFRTTMHHRTVDDGGLYLGAMYFSMVIILFNGFTEVSMLVAKLPVLYKHRDLHFYPCWVYTLPSWVLSIPTSLIESGFWVAVTYYVVGYDPAITRFFQQFLIFFFLHQMSIALFRVMGSLGRNMIVANTFGSFAMLVVMALGGYIISRDSIPSWWVWGFWFSPLMYAQNAASVNEFLGHSWDKRPRNDTNFSLGEEVLRARSLFPESYWYWIGVGALFGYTVLFNILFTVFLTYLNPLGKRQAVVSKEELKDKDMRRNGETVVIELRQYLQHSDSVAEKKFKQQKGMVLPFQPLSMCFKNINYFVDVPLELKQQGIVEDRLQLLVNVTGAFRPGVLTALVGVSGAGKTTLMDVLAGRKTGGVIEGSIHISGYPKKQETFARISGYCEQSDIHSPCLTVLESLLFSAWLRLPSDVDLETQRAFVEEVMELVELTQLSGALVGLPGIDGLSTEQRKRLTIAVELVANPSIVFMDEPTSGLDARAAAIVMRTVRNIVNTGRTIVCTIHQPSIDIFESFDELLFMKRGGELIYAGRLGPKSCELIQFFEAVEGVPKIRPGYNPAAWMLEIASSAEETRLGVDFADIYRRSNLFQRNKLIVERLSKPSSDSKELNFPTKYSQSFLDQFLACLWKQNLSYWRNPQYTAVRFFYTVIISLMFGTICWGFGSKRERQQDIFNAMGSMYAAVLFIGITNATAVQPVVSVERFVSYRERAAGLYSALPFAFAQVAIEFPYVFAQTLIYSVIFYSLASFEWTALKFTWYIFFMYFTLLYFTFFGMMTTAVTPNHNVAAIIAAPFYMLWNLFSGFMIPHKWIPIWWRWYYWANPVAWSLYGLLTSQYGDNDNLVKLSDGINTVPINRLLREVFGFRHDFLVISGFMVVSFCLMFAVIFAYAIKSFNFQKR